A stretch of DNA from Tautonia rosea:
ATCCGGGATCGGTTGGCGAGGCGGACGGGAGACGCCTCGGATGCAGGTCCGGAGGTGGGTGAGCAAGCGTTTCGATCGTGGGAGGAACCGAGGAATCGAGAAGTTGTCGCTCGACGAGTGGCAATCACGGTGCGAGAGGATTCGAGGGGGATGCTCGGTGAGGCGCTCGTCCGGCTTGCGATCGAGTACGGACTCCACTGCGTGACCGAGGAGGAGCAGAAGTGGAATGATGGGCTACGGTAAGGGGCGGTGAGCGTAGTAGCTGCTCAAGGCCCGAACCCGACGAACCTGATAGGAGACGACGAATCCCGATGCCGCGAGGGCCGAGGCGAAGACAAAGTGCCGATAGGGAGAGTCATAGCCTTGCTCGGGAAGTCCCTGGGTGATGGCCAGGGTGGCGTAGCCGGCGACGGAGAGAAATGTGGTGAGCCAGACCGTCCGTTCCTGGAACCAGAGTCCCGAGGCCGAGACCAGCAAAAAGTAGCCAGAGACGAGGGCGGTGTTCAACCCCTGAATCTCGAAGACGAGGAGACTGAACAGCAAGACATCGAGGGCCGACCAGGCATAGCGGGCGATGTTTGCCCAGCGGTGGCGGTTCAAGAGTCGCTGGCAGAGAAATGAGGCGAGAGCCCAGATGACGACCACTGCGATTGACCGGGATGACGCCGATCGAGTCGAGGTGATCAAGGCGTGATTGAGGTAAACAATCACGCCGCAGGCGGCCATGGTTCCCAGTCGAGAGGCGAGGGCCGGCTCACGGCGAGCCCAGCGGCGGAGGCGATGCCAGGGGCCTCCTCGGGTGGCCTCGACCGGTTCTCCACGCAGGAAATGGTCGAGGTCATTGGCAAGATCGCCGGCCGAGGCGTAGCGGTCGGACGGGTCTTTCTCCAGACACTTGAGGCAGATTTTTTCGAGCGGCCTTGGAATATCGGGGTTAAGCACACGGGGCTCGGGCGGTTCTCCTTCGATGACCTGGACGAGTGTTGCGAGCGCGGCCTCGCCGTTGTGAGGAGGCCGTCCGGTGAGGCATTCGTAGAGAATGGCACCGAGGCTGTAAAGGTCACTGCTCGGGCCGACGTCGCGACCCTTCCCCGCGGCTTGCTCAGGAGCCATGTAGCCGGGGGTGCCGACGATGGCATTCGAGGCGGTCATGGCCTCTTCGGCCTCAAGAAGCTTGGCGAGACCGAAGTCGGAGACGTTGGGGTTCCCGGCCTCATCGATCAAGATATTGGAGGGCTTGAGGTCGCGGTGGATCATCCCCTGCCGATGAAGATAGTGAACGGCTCGGGCGACGATCATGACCAGGCGAGCGGTTTCCTCGATTCCAGGTCGACCTTCGCGGATCACCTGGGCCAGGCTTCTGCCGGCGACGTACTCCATCGTGAAGAAATGCTGACCACGATGCTCGCCGACCTCGTAAATGCCGACGATGCTGGGGTCACGAAGCCGGGCCGCCGATCGCGCCTCGGCGTAGAATCGGGCAATCTGATCGTTTGAGGCAAGATGGCTCGACAAGATCATTTTCAAGGCGACAATCCGGTCGAGATCCGTCTGTCTGGCCTTGTAGACGACTCCCATCCCGCCCCGTCCGAGCTCGGAGATGAGCTGGTACTTGCCGAATTCGCGAGACACCGCGAAAAGCGAGCGGGGGGGCTCGTCGCGGAGGGTGAAGCCATCGTCCTCACCGACCATTGCGTCGGGAGCAATTGTGGCGGTATCTCGGAGATCTGGAGTCTCCTTGAACTCCGGCGCGGGGTCACCGACTGGCGCAGCCTGGACCGAACCCAGGGATGAGGGAGTCGGGTCGTGATTCATTGCGAAACACAGCGCACGCGGTTCAAGTCAACTGATCACGGTGATGGGTAACGTTCGTGTATTATCCTCCATCGAGGCGTCAAGAACCAGGGGCGATGGGACCTTCCGGACAATGGGAGGTCATGCGGAGCGAGTGCTTGTCGTCGGTCGTTTCCAGATGCCGAGGACCGATTTGCCGAGATGATAGTTCAACAAGGGGTCGAGGACCCTCGAGGCCCTGACCAGATAGCGATCCCAGAACGCGATCTGCCGAGGGCTTGGCATGGCGCTGTTTAGAACCAGGCGATTGCCGAGTGAGGCAAGCAGTCCAGCGGTGTCGAGATACCGAAGCCGCACCCGATCCAGACCCGGTGGTGAAAGGGCTGCAAGCGATCCTTTGCTGTAGCGACGGAAGT
This window harbors:
- a CDS encoding serine/threonine-protein kinase; this encodes MNHDPTPSSLGSVQAAPVGDPAPEFKETPDLRDTATIAPDAMVGEDDGFTLRDEPPRSLFAVSREFGKYQLISELGRGGMGVVYKARQTDLDRIVALKMILSSHLASNDQIARFYAEARSAARLRDPSIVGIYEVGEHRGQHFFTMEYVAGRSLAQVIREGRPGIEETARLVMIVARAVHYLHRQGMIHRDLKPSNILIDEAGNPNVSDFGLAKLLEAEEAMTASNAIVGTPGYMAPEQAAGKGRDVGPSSDLYSLGAILYECLTGRPPHNGEAALATLVQVIEGEPPEPRVLNPDIPRPLEKICLKCLEKDPSDRYASAGDLANDLDHFLRGEPVEATRGGPWHRLRRWARREPALASRLGTMAACGVIVYLNHALITSTRSASSRSIAVVVIWALASFLCQRLLNRHRWANIARYAWSALDVLLFSLLVFEIQGLNTALVSGYFLLVSASGLWFQERTVWLTTFLSVAGYATLAITQGLPEQGYDSPYRHFVFASALAASGFVVSYQVRRVRALSSYYAHRPLP